One window of the Anoplolepis gracilipes chromosome 9, ASM4749672v1, whole genome shotgun sequence genome contains the following:
- the Rps16 gene encoding small ribosomal subunit protein uS9, which yields MQKKQKEPIHSVQVFGRKKSATAVAYCKRGRGNLRVNGRPLELVEPRVLQYKLQEPILLLGKEKFSGVDIRVRVSGGGHVAQIYAIRQAISKALVAYYQKYVDEASKKEVKDILIQYDRTLLVADPRRCEPKKFGGPGARARYQKSYR from the exons ATGCAGAAG aaACAAAAAGAGCCGATCCACTCTGTACAAGTCTTCGGACGTAAG AAAAGCGCGACTGCAGTCGCATACTGCAAACGTGGACGTGGAAATCTCCGCGTCAATGGTCGACCGCTGGAGCTGGTGGAGCCCCGCGTGTTGCAGTACAAATTGCAGGAACCTATTCTACTGCTGGGAAAA gAAAAGTTTTCTGGAGTTGATATCAGAGTGAGAGTGAGTGGTGGTGGTCACGTTGCACAGATCTATGCCATTCGTCAAGCTATTTCTAAAGCTCTAGTTGCGTACTATCAAAAgt ATGTTGATGAAGCTAGTAAAAAAGAAGTAAAGGATATCCTTATCCAGTATGACCGTACTCTTCTTGTTGCCGATCCAAGAAGGTGTGAGCCGAAGAAGTTTGGTGGTCCAGGTGCTCGAGCTCGATACCAGAAATCTTATCGTTAA
- the Clbn gene encoding ribosome quality control complex subunit NEMF homolog, producing the protein MKTRFNTYDLVCSITELQKLIGMRVNQIYDIDNRTYLIRFQRSEEKCVLLLESGNRLHTTNFEWPKNVAPSGFSMKMRKHLKNKRLESLTQIGMDRIINLQFGSGEAAYHIILEVFDRGNIILTDHEMVILYVLRPHVEGDKIRFAVKEKYPSDRAHSATMPPINVIHERIQKAKEGENLKKVLNPLLEFGSAVIDHVLLKAGFTFGCKIGKDFDVTKDMPKLILALEDADNIMEYAKKHVSKGYIIQKKEAKLSQDGKETFMFANIEFHPFLFEQYKNQPYKEFDSFDAAVDEYFSTMEGQKLDLKVLQQEKEALQKLERVKKDHDQRLITLEKTQELDKQKAELISRNQVLVDNAILAIQSALANQMSWPDIQILLKEAQVVGDPVATAIKQLKLETNHITLLLHNPYEDSDEESELKPMLVDIDLAQTAFSNAKNYYSQKKSAARKHQKTIESQGKALKSAERKTKQTLKEVQTIHTINKLRKTYWFEKFYWFITSENYLVIGGRDQQQNELIVKRYLKAGDLYVHADLTGASSVVIKNPSCNPVPPKSLAEAGTMAVAYSIAWDSKVIASAWWVHHDQVSKSAPTGEYLTTGSFMIRGKKNYLTQSQLIMGLGMMFRLEDSSIERHKDERRVKVVDEESEKDSIIEDDKEIELEGDSDEDENLENKNTLNSIQEEDRLTEDQEKLESCAKNNTNKDSCQEDDDEDIKYKFPDTQIKIDLSGPKVKLHVDNNQPLIQMQKNTEENVVYLGDDKPVIINTSTKEKHTKAKQKEHLIEETEKIEKSDKNEHDNKKKEQPVFKRGQKGKLKKMKEKYKDQDEEDRRLSMLVLQSAGAAKEDKRKNKIKDPSGPKQQGKKKNPKPNVPLQSVHIPDNIDDEDTGPIPEVDMLDQLTGKPFLEDELLFAVPVVAPYNTLQNYKFKVKLTPGIGKRGKAAKTAVAVFLRDREISSREKDLLKAIKDETIARNIPGKVKISAPQIQKFKK; encoded by the exons ATGAAGACACGATTTAACACTTACGACCTTGTATGTTCAATTACTGAATTACAAAA acttATTGGCATGCGTGTCAatcaaatatatgatatagatAATCGTACATATCTCATACGCTTTCAACGCAGTGAAGAAAAATGTGTTCTTTTACTTGAATCTGGTAATAGACTGCACACGACAAATTTTGAATGGCCAAAAAATGTAGCCCCTTCAGGCTTCTCCATGaag aTGCGCaaacatcttaaaaataaaagattagagAGTCTCACTCAAATTGGTATggatcgaataataaatttgcaatttggaAGTGGCGAGGCTgcatatcatataattttagaagtgTTTGATCGTGGTAATATAATCCTCACTGATCATGAAAtggtaatattatatgttttaagaCCTCATGTAGAAGGAGATAAAATTAg aTTTGCAGTGAAAGAGAAATATCCATCAGACAGAGCACATTCTGCAACAATGCCACCTATAAATGTAATTCATGAACGTATTCAGAAAGCTAAAGAAGGAGAGAATCTTAAAAAAGTGTTGAATCCACTATTAGAATTTGGTTCAGCTGTAATCGATCATGTTTTACTTAAAGCTGGATTTACTTTTGGTTGCAAAATTGGTAAAGATTTTGATGTCACTAAAGATATGCCAAAATTAATTCTAGCACTTGAAGATGCAGATAATATCATGGAGTATGCAAAAAAACATGTTTCAAAAGGCTATATTATCCAgaaaaaagaagcaaaattGAGTCAAGATGGCAAGGAAACTTTCATGTTTGCTAATATTGAATTTCACCCTTTCTTGTTTGAACAGTACAAGAATCAACCATATAAAGAATTTGATTCTTTTGATGCTGCAGTGGATGAATATTTTTCCACAATGGAAGGACAAAAACTAGATTTAAAGGTTTTGCAACAGGAAAAAGAAGCTTTACAAAAATTAGAGAGAGTAAAAAAAGATCATGATCAGAGATTAATTACATTGGAAAAGACACAGGAATTAGATAAGCAAAAGGCAGAATTGATTTCAAGAAATCAAGTTTTAGTGGATAATGCTATACTAGCCATACAAAGTGCCTTGGCAAATCAGATGTCTTGGCcagatattcaaattttattgaaagaagCTCAGGTAGTAGGTGATCCTGTTGCTACTGCTATCAAACAATTAAAACTGGAAACAAATCACATTACTTTGCTGTTACACAATCCTTATGAAGACAGTGATGAAGAATCTGAGCTGAAGCCTATGCTCGTCGATATAGATTTAGCCCAAACGGCATTTAGTaatgctaaaaattattatagtcaAAAAAAGTCAGCCGCTAGGAAGCACCAAAAAACAATAGAATCCCAGGGAAAAGCTTTAAAATCagcagaaagaaaaacaaagcAAACACTGAAAGAAGTTCAAACtatacatacaattaataaattaagaaaaaccTATTGGTTTGAAAAATTCTATTGGTTTATTAcatctgaaaattatttag tgaTTGGAGGAAGAGATCAACAGCAGAATGAATTAATAGTGAAAAGATATCTAAAGGCAGGAGATTTATATGTTCACGCAGATTTAACTGGTGCCAGCTCTGTCGTAATAAAAAATCCCAGTTGCAATCCTGTACCACCAAAATCGTTAGCAGAGGCTGGTACAATGGCTGTTGCATACAG TATAGCCTGGGATTCCAAAGTAATAGCTAGTGCGTGGTGGGTACATCATGATCAAGTATCGAAGAGTGCACCTACTGGAGAATATCTCACTACTGGATCCTTCATGAtacgtggaaaaaaaaattatctcacaCAAAGTCAATTAATCATGGGATTGGGTATGATGTTTCGTCTGGAAGACAGTTCAATAGAACGACATAAAGATGAGAGAAGAGTTAAAGTTGTAGATGAGGAAAGTGAGAAAGATTCGATAATTGAAGatgataaagaaatagaattaGAAGGTGATTCAGATGAAG atgaaaatttagaaaataaaaatacattaaattcaattcaaGAGGAGGATCGTTTAACAGAAGATCAAGAGAAATTAGAATCatgtgcaaaaaataatactaataaagaTTCCTGTCAAGAAGATGACGATgaagacataaaatataaatttcctgatacacaaattaaaattgatctttCAGGCCCAAA GGTAAAACTACATGTTGATAACAATCAACCTTTAAtacaaatgcaaaaaaatacgGAAGAAAATGTAGTTTATTTAGGAGATGATAAGcctgttataataaatacatcaaCTAAAGAGAAACATACAAAAGCAAAACAAAAAGAACATTTAATAGAAGAAAcagaaaagattgaaaaaagtGACAAAAATGAAcatgataacaaaaaaaaggaacaaCCTGTCTTTAAAAGAGGACAAAAGGGAAAActaaagaaaatgaaagaaaagtaCAAAGATCAAGATGAAGAAGATAGACGACTTTCAATGCTTGTTTTGCAG TCAGCAGGTGCAGCTAAAGaagataaaaggaaaaataaaataaaagatccaTCAGGTCCAAAACAAcaagggaaaaaaaagaatccaaAACCAAACGTTCCATTGCAGTCTGTGCACATTCCAGATAACATTGATGACGAAGACACAGGTCCAATTCCTGAAGTTGACATGCTTGATCAATTAACAGGAAAACCTTTCTTAGAAGATGAATTACTGTTTGCTGTACCTGTAGTTGCACCTTACAATACCttacaaaattacaa GTTTAAAGTGAAATTGACACCTGGTATTGGAAAAAGAGGTAAAGCTGCAAAAACAGCTGTGGCTGTATTTCTCAGAGACAGAGAAATTTCTTCGCGAGAGAAAGACCTACTAAAGGCAATTAAAGATGAGACAATAGCTAGGAATATACCTGGAAAAGTGAAAATAAGTGCTCCTcagattcaaaaatttaaaaaatga
- the LOC140669598 gene encoding serine/threonine-protein kinase VRK1, translating to MAAKNAKRPRKKGGYLMPDPIPAGEILTDMCKGQWILGKSIGVGGFGEVYSAAPYSGKIPKDYPNVIKIEPHGNGPLFVEMHFYMRNCKPDEIDSWQRKKKLPALGMPKYIASGSHEYKNTKYRFLVINRYGKDLWKIFEENNRQFPEHIVYKLALQIVDILEYIHHKNYVHADIKGENLLLDLNSYDQIYLVDFGLASRCTTSTELKVDPKRAHNGTLQYTSRDAHMGVPTQRGDIEVLYYNIILWLCGSLPWEKLLDPVVVQKEKEKAFKNIDDFLKKCFHESIPQAVHKFMTLLASIKFNEMPSYDKFKEILITGLKKLGYKPDGKLRLNSIDTSIEQNPSKSTPQKIKPVNGVRKSPRTKHLNVNPIRNSRKSTIGVVIDKKRCNIRDIEKALDDMDSDEEYDIQILKKAKKTKSSNKVNKITDKAVPLQSKAENQINFKDDSEDDFEVEPLPKRINKTRQRKPAVSKTKQKIKSLNDSETTSEPEVVSKGTRSRPATTFRDKVTTMNRLQSNKVISKIDTEVQSDEDMFDI from the exons ATGGCAGCGAAAAACGCGAAAAGACCGAGGAAAAAGGGCGGTTATTTAATGCCCGACCCGATACCCGCCGGAGAAATTCTCACTGATATGTGCAAAGGCCAATGGATCCTTGGTAAATCGATCGGCGTCGGCGGTTTTGGAGAGGTTTACTCTG CGGCACCTTATTCTGGAAAAATTCCCAAAGATTATcctaatgttataaaaatt gAACCACATGGGAATGGCCCATTATTTGTAGAAATGCACTTTTATATGAGGAACTGTAAGCCAGATGAGa TTGATAGTTGgcagagaaaaaagaaacttccTGCTCTTGGAATGCCTAAATATATTGCTTCTGGAAGtcacgaatataaaaatacaaaataccggtttttagtaataaatcgATATGGAAAGGatttatggaaaatatttgaGGAAAATAATAGACAGTTTCCAgaacatatagtatataaattagcTTTACAAATA gtagatatattagaatatatccATCACAAAAACTATGTCCATGCTGATATCAAAGGCGAAAATTTACTACTAGATTTAAATTCCTATGATCAAATCTATTTAGTCGACTTTGGTTTAGCATCTCGCTGTACAACAAGCACTGAATTAAAAGTAGATCCAAAAAGGGCACATAATGGTACTTTACAATATACAAGTAGAGATGCTCATATGGGAG TACCAACACAGCGTGGTGATATTGAAGTCttgtattacaatattattctgtGGTTATGTGGTTCCCTACCATGGGAAAAATTACTTGACCCAGTTGTCGTtcaaaaggagaaagaaaaagcttttaaaaatatagatgatttcctgaaaaaatgttttcatgaATCAATTCCACAGGCTGTGCATAAATTTATGACTCTATTGGCtagcattaaatttaatgaaatgccatcttatgataaatttaaagaaatattaataactggTTTAAAGAAACTAGGTTATAAACCAGAtggaaaattaagattaaattccATTGACACATCGATCGAACAAAATCCTTCAAAATCTACTccacaaaaaataaaacctGTGAATGGAGTCAGAAAAAGTCCTCGCAcaaaacatttaaatgtaaatccTATAAGAAATTCAAGAAAAAGTACTATAGGTGTTGTAATTGACAAAAAGCGTTGTAATATAAGAGATATTGAGAAAGCATTAGATGATATGGATTCTGATGAGGAATATGATATCCAAATTCTtaagaaagcaaaaaaaacaaaatccagcaacaaagttaataaaattacagacaAAGCAGTTCCATTACAGAGCAAAGCAGAGaaccaaattaatttcaagGATGATTCTGAAGATGATTTTGAAGTGGAG cCCTTACCAAAgcgtataaataaaacacgACAAAGAAAGCCAGCTGTaagtaaaacaaaacaaaagatTAAGTCTTTAAATGATTCGGAAACCACTTCTGAACCTgag gttGTATCAAAAGGAACAAGGTCAAGACCGGCTACTACTTTTAGGGATAAAGTAACTACTATGAATAGATTGCAATCTAATAAAGTAATTTCGAAAATTGATACTGAAGTTCAATCTGATGAAGATATGTttgatatatag
- the Gwl gene encoding serine/threonine-protein kinase greatwall, whose amino-acid sequence MEETTSDSPKQSSDENNRINEDIETSCKNNNDTERNGEHTPQQSERYIDNSIFNTISKIVNPTTKVPDIQDFKIVKPISRGAFGKVFLGYKKSNPEQVYAIKVMKKNEMINKNMASQVVIERNALALTHSPYCVQLFYSLQSVSSVYLVMEYMVGGDLKSLIGVYGFMEEPMAAFYTAEVCLALEYLHSHGIVHRDLKPDNMLLSREGHVKLTDFGLSKISSLHRDLEISDLVNSMTPTLCTRTPGQLLSLTSHLSFGSGQKSTSESNLSDRSTPAMNLLSTLQKNCTKFGGHIGSPNSVISSVASGDYSRISGVTPFQSAEDLQFEQNNEEHDIGDEATIKKHEDGPDSSSSYYTCEASSVPTNNQDMEEEQEEDDESTLEAEKSHQRSPVHITSPVSTCTNSFRDRIRGSKRKRADVCATTGLTCEIDAMDLDVDKTPKRSNRDPIFSCAIPMIDDAVYTKTANVIVDLTNNDGSRTPNHGTEQDSGSTGRVAFSTPVSSARRRDCDDKKQKLQEQEDARTLIKTRFRLPPPSASHSVPDLHTDLNTSEDREPQGISPIKTPATSGNCYTPYRTPKSVRRGGQVGTNRSDDRILGTPDYLAPELLLRQGHGPAVDWWALGVCLYEFCTGLPPFNDETPQAVFANILARDVPWPEDEEALSSAATEAIDALLTLEQTARPSAKEVRAMVLFREFPWDEPLKAVPPFIPQPDDKYDTCYFQARNTMQQLNISNCDT is encoded by the exons atggaagaAACGACGTCCGATTCACCGAAACAAAGTTCAGATGAGAACAATCGTATTAATGAAGACATTGAGACATCCTGCAAGAATAACAATGACACGGAACGTAATGGAGAACATACACCGCAACAGTCCGAGAGATACATCGACAATTCTATTTTCAATACCATTTCCAAAATTGTTAATCCCACTACGAAG GTACCAGATATACAGGATTTTAAGATAGTGAAGCCAATAAGCAGAGGAGCATTTGGAAAAGTGTTTTTAGGATACAAAAAATCCAATCCTGAGCAAGTGTATGCAATTAAAGTGATGAAGAAGAATGAGatgataaataagaatatggCATCGCAAGTAGTGATTGAACGCAATGCACTGGCTCTGACTCATAGTCCATATTGCGTGCAACTCTTTTATTCACTGCAATCTGTCAGCAGTGTCTATCTAGTCATGGAATATATGGTAGGTGGTGACCTCAAGAGCCTGATCGGCGTTTACGGTTTCATGGAGGAGCCCATGGCGGCATTTTACACCGCAGAGGTATGCCTGGCATTGGAGTATCTTCACTCACATGGCATTGTACATAGGGATTTAAAGCCGGATAATATGCTTCTATCACGTGAAGGACACGTCAAACTTACGGATTTTGGGCTCAGTAAGATATCGTCCTTGCACAGGGACCTCGAAATATCAGATTTAGTTAATTCGATGACTCCTACTCTATGCACTAGGACACCTGGTCAGTTGCTCTCGCTGACATCCCACCTGTCCTTTGGCTCCGGCCAGAAGTCCACTAGCGAATCGAATCTCAGCGACAGAAGTACACCAGCCATGAATTTACTTTCcacattgcaaaaaaattgcacTAAATTTGGGGGACATATAGGATCGCCGAACTCAGTCATTTCCTCTGTTGCATCTGGAGATTATTCTCGAATATCTGGTGTCACACCTTTCCAATCAGCGGAAGATTTGCAATTTGAGCAAAATAACGAGGAACACGACATAGGAGACGAAGCCACCATTAAAAAGCACGAAGATGGTCCGGATAGTTCTAGCAGCTATTATACTTGCGAAGCATCTTCCGTCCCAACAAACAATCAAGATATGGAAGAGGAGCAGGAAGAGGACGACGAATCTACGCTCGAGGCAGAAAAATCGCACCAGCGATCTCCTGTACATATCACCAGTCCAGTAAGCACTTGTACAAATTCATTCAGGGATCGAATTCGGGGATCGAAAAGGAAGCGGGCCGACGTGTGCGCAACGACCGGCTTAACTTGCGAGATCGACGCAATGGATCTTGATGTCGACAAAACACCCAAAAGAAGTAACCGCGATCCCATATTTTCTTGTGCGATTCCTATGATCGATGATGCAGTATATACAAAAACAGCGAATGTTATTGTCGACTTAACAAATAATGATGGGAGCAGGACACCAAATCATGGTACTGAACAGGATTCCGGATCTACGGGAAGAGTAGCTTTCAGTACGCCGGTATCCTCTGCTAGACGAAGAGATTGCGATGATAAAAAACAGAAGCTACAAGAACAAGAGGATGCGAGGACTTTAATAAAGACGAGATTTCGCCTACCACCGCCGTCCGCTTCGCATTCCGTGCCCGATCTACATACAGATCTGAACACATCCGAAGATCGTGAACCCCAGGGTATCTCGCCCATCAAGACACCTGCGACCTCGGGCAATTGTTACACGCCCTATAGAACACCCAAGTCTGTTCGAAGAGGCGGTCAAGTTGGTACCAACAGATCAGACGATCGCATACTCGGTACGCCTGATTATCTCGCTCCGGAATTGCTGCTCAGACAGGGTCATGGACCGGCTGTTGACTGGTGGGCGTTAGGCGTGTGTCTGTATGAGTTTTGTACAGGTCTACCGCCATTCAACGACGAAACACCGCAAGCAGTGTTCGCGAATATTCTTGCGCGCGATGTTCCCTGGCCGGAAGACGAAGAGGCTTTATCATCAGCAGCAACTGAAGCTATCGATGCGCTCCTCACCTTAGAACAAACGGCACGACCATCGGCAAAGGAGGTGCGCGCTATGGTTCTCTTCCGCGAGTTTCCCTGGGACGAGCCGTTAAAAGCCGTACCACCGTTTATCCCGCAACCGGACGATAAATATGATACATGCTATTTTCAAG CGCGGAATACTATGCAACAATTGAATATAAGTAATTGCGATACGTAG